The sequence AGTAGAGGAAATTAAGCAAGGCGGGGGAAAAACGCCGCACCTGGTTGCTGTACTTGTTGGTAATGACCCTGCAAGTGAAACCTATGTCAACAATAAGGAGAAAGCCTGTAATAAGGTAGGCATTGAGTCGGAAGTGATCCGTCTTGAAGAATCTATCTCGCAGGAGGAGCTGCTGAAGAAAGTGGATGAGCTGAACAATGATCCCGAAGTAGACGGGTTTATTGTTCAATTGCCGCTCCCCGAACATATCGACGACCAGAAGGTTATCGAAGCCGTTGATCCAAAGAAAGATGTGGACGGCTTCCATCCGGTCAACATGGGACGGATGGTGCTTGGCTTGCCTTCTTATCTTCCTGCCACTCCCGCAGGCATACTCGAGATGCTGAAAAGATATGACATTGAAACCGAAGGCAAGGATTGTGTGGTGCTGGGCAGGAGCAACATCGTAGGAAAGCCGGTGGCCAATCTTATGTTGCAAAAGGCCACCCCTGGAAATTGTACGGTCACTATATGCCACAGCCGGACAAAAAATCTGAATCAGGTGCTGGCCAAAGCCGATATACTGATTGTGGCTATGGGTAAGATGGAGTTTGTCACCGCCGATATGGTTAAAGAAGGAGCCGTGGTGATTGATGTGGGAATTCACCGCATCAAATCAGATAAAACCAAATCGGGCTGGAAGCTTAAAGGAGATGTCAAATTTGAGGAGGTGAAGGAGAAGGCGAGCTATATCACTCCTGTTCCCGGTGGAGTAGGACCCATGACCATCGTCTCGCTGCTCAGAAACACCATAGCTGCTTCCCAGGGCAGGATTTACGGTTAAGAAGTAAAATAAAAGGTTTGTTGGTAATATGTAAGGCAGGCTGAAATTCCGTTCAGCCTGCCTTTTTCTTCTATGAGCTCCGCATCTGTTTTATTCGTATGAAACCCGCATGCAGTGACTTCAAACAAGAACATGATGTGATATAAGCAAAGTTTGTAAATTTGGTATATACAAGATATGTTATTGCATGTTGCTTGCTGCTGTCCGATGCTTACTTCTTCTTTAAACTCCTGTCAAACCCGCCTGTCGGCGGACAGGCATTCAAACCTTCAAACTGTCAAACTCCTCAAGCCAAAAAACATTCCTTTTGCCAGCCAATGATTTTGGTTTTGCCAGCTTATTTTTTGCCAATTGCCAATTGAGTTTATTTAGCAGCGATCGTCTCAATCTCCACTTTGGCTCCCTTAGGCAGGTTGGCTACCTGAAATGCAGATCGTGCCGGAGGGTCATGAGGATAATAGCTGCCATAGATCTCGTTTACCGTTTGAAAATTGTTGATATCATCCAGATAGATCGTGGATTTTACCACGTTGGAATAGTCATAGCCTGAATCGCTGAGTATGGCACCTATGTTTTTCATTACTTGTTCGGTCTGTTCTTCGATGGTTTCAGGCATTTCCATATTATGAGGTTGCAGCGGCAACTGTCCTGAAATGTACAGCGTGTCGTGAATTTCCACTGCCTGGCTGTAAGGGCCTATAGCAGCAGGAGCCTTGTCTGTATCAATGATTTTCTTCATAAGTATGTTTTTTTGATGATCAATTGAGTCCGGTTTTAAGGGCGCTTAACGGCTTTTTAGCCACTTGTTTGTCAGCGGCATGATGTATTGGCCATTGGCTGTAAAAGCCGCTAAACGCTTGTCATAGAAATTACCATATCCTGGCTCTTTTATCTTCCGGTATATACAGTTTATCGTCCTGACTTATGTCAAACGCTTCATAAAAGGCATCGACATTGGGTAATGGTCCGTTAACACGGTGTATTCCCAGGCTGTGAACATCTTCCTGAGTCCGCCTGAGTATTTCTTCATCGCGTATATTCTGCGCCCATACTCTCGCCCATGCAAGGAAAAAACGCTGATTGGGCGTATAGCCGTCGATTCTTTCAGGGAGCTCTTTGTCTTCGGTGGCATTTTTTAAAGCTGCATAAGATATGCTCACTCCTCCCAGATCGGCAATGTTTTCGCCAAGCGTAAGTTCGCCATCGGCATGCACGGTGTCCAGTACGGTCTTTTGGTCATATTGTCTGACCAGAATCTGGCTTCGCTCTTCGAAACGTTCTTCGTCTTCTTGGGACCACCAGTTGTTGAGGTTGCCTTCTTTATCGTATTTTTTCCCCTGATCGTCGAAGCCGTGTGTCATTTCATGGCCGATAACCCCTCCGATGGCACCGTAATTCACTGCTGCATCGCCTTCCAGGTAGAAGAACGGAGGCTGCAGGATTCCGGCCGGAAAACATATTTCATTCATAGAGGGTGAATAGTATGCATTGACGGTTTGAGGAGGCATGAACCATTTATTTTCATCTACCGGTTCTCCTATTTTGTTGAGTTGATATTGCTTATTGAATCTCCTGCCCGCCAGTACATTTTCCACATAGGAAGGGGCATCTATTGTAAGATCTGAAAAGTCCCTCCATTCATCGGGATACCCGATCTTGATATTCATTACGGAAAGTTTCTCCAGGGCTTTGTCTTTGGTTTCTTCACTCATCCATTCAAGGCCCTTGATTCGCTGAGCAAATGTTTCCTGCAGGTTGTTCACCAGAGTAAGCATTCGGTCTTTGGCTTGTGGCGGAAAGTGTTCTTCTACGAATTTTTTCCCTATCGGATGACTGAGGGTATTGTTGGTTACATCCAGCACCCTTCTCCATCGGGGTTTCATTTCTTCCTGGCCCTGCATGGTTTTTCCGTAGAATTCGAAATTGGCGTTTACAAATTCCGGCGTGAGATAAGCTGCCGTGCTGTTCAACAGGTTCCAGCGCAGATAGGTTTTCCATTTATCCAGGGAAACATTCCCGAGCATGGTGTTCATTTCCTTGAAAAATTCGGGCTGACGAACGTTCATACTGTCGGGTACCTCTATTTCCAGGCCTTTGAAATAGTTTTCCCAGTTGAAATTAGGGCAAAGCTTTTTCAGTTCCTCCAGCTTCATCTTATTATAGGTCTTGTGCGGATCCCTCCGTTTTAGTCGTGACATGGAGGCTCTGGCAAGCTGCGTTTCTATTTCCATGACGGTTTCGGTACCGGCGCCGGCTTCATCTCCGGAAGCTCCTGCCAGTTTGAATATTTTGGGGATGAAATTCCGGTAGGCCTTACGGATATCCCTGGTTCTTTCATCCTCTTTCAGATAATAGTCGCGGTCTGACATGCCAAGGCCCCCCTGTGAAAGCTGGGCAATGTTCATTTTGCTGTTTCTGGCATCGGCACCTGAACTCAGACTGAATAAAGATCCTATCCCGTACTTGTGGAAATAAGTGATCTGATTGATAAGTTCCTCTTTTGACTGTATCGCCTCAATGGATTTCAGATCCTCTTCAATGGGCTGGAGTCCCTGGCGATCAATTGTATTCGTATCCATGCCCAGACTATACAGATCGCCGATTTTCTGCTCAATGCTCCCGGATTGGTAATCGCCCTCTGCACATTCTTCCAGTATATTTTTTACCTTTTGTTTGGTGTTTTTTCTTAAAAGGTCGAAAGAACCAAAACGGCTTTCGTCTTCGGGCAATGGATGCTCCTCCATCCAGCCGTCATTGGCAAACCGGTAGAAATTGTCGCCCGGGTCGATGGAATCGTTGATGTATTCAACTTTCAGATTCTTTTCTTCTTGGGCTCCGGGTCCCTGACAGGAACCCAAAAACAGGGAAATACTCATAATAAAAAGAATTGGGGTTAGGTTAAAAAAATGTTTTTTCATGGTTATTTGTTATTTATTTAAACATCATTTGAATTGTTTTGACGCCATTTTCAGATGAATGTTTAATGGTTTTAGGGATCTCATTCAAATTCACTGAATGTCTCCCTGATTCTTTTCATGGCATCGTTAAGCTGTTTTTCAGTAATGACAAGGGGAGGGGCGAAACGTATGATATCCCCGTGTGTGGGTTTGGCTAGTACACCATGATCCTTCATGGCCACACAAATATCCCATGCTGTTTTACCGTTCTTTGGCTTAATAACCACAGCATTCAGTAGTCCTTTTCCTCTTATTTCGGTAATCATATTCGATTGAATGTTTTTAAATGCTTTTCGGAAGATTTTGCCTAGCTTTTCAGCATTTTCTGCGAGTTTTTCGTTTTTAACCACTTCAAGGGCAGCCATGGCCACTTTTGCAGCAACGGGATTTCCTCCGAATGTGGAACCATGTTCGCCGGGCTGTATGGTTAGCATCACAGGATTATCAGCCAGCACTGCCGATACGGGATACATCCCTCCCGAGATGGCTTTGCCCAGGATGAGTATGTCCGGTTTAACATCTTCATGATCACATGCCAGCAACTTACCGGCCCGTCCGATGCCCGTCTGAACTTCATCGGCTATGAAAAGCACATTGTGTTTTTTACACAGATCATATGCCTTCTTAAGGTACCCGTCGTCCGGCGCAATAACTCCTGCTTCCCCCTGAATGGGTTCGAGCATAAATCCTGCAACATTCGGGTCCTTCAATTCATTTTCAAGGGCGTCGGTATCATTATAGGGGATGGTTATGAACCCCGGGGTGTAGGGACCGTAATCCCGCCGGGCGTCCGGGTCACTCGACATGGATACAATGGTAATAGTCCTTCCGTGGAAATTGTTTTCGCATACGATGATCTTTGCCTGGTCTTCCGTTATACCCTTTTGTTTATAGGCCCATTTTCTGCAAAGTTTAACGGCGGTTTCGTCTGCTTCCACGCCTGTATTCATTGGCAGCACTTTATCATAACCGAAATAACTGGTTATGTATTCTTCATACTCTCCTAGAACGCTGTTATAAAAGGCTCTGGAGGTTAAAGCAAGCTTTTTGGCCTGATTATTCATAGCCTTGACGATCTCGGGATGACAATGCCCTTGATTGATTGCTGAATAAGAGGAGAGAAAATCATAGTATTTATTGCCTTCTGTATCCCAAACGTGTACACCTTTGCCCTTATCCAGAACTACCGGCAACGGATGGTAGTTATGCGCTCCGTATTGTTCCTCCCTCTTCATATAATCCTGCGTGGTCATTTTTGTCATAGCCCTTAATATTTAAATGGTTAAAATTATTTTTTGCATCACAATCTTAATCAAAACTTTTTTGTTTATCAAAACCTGACCGGTTAATTTTAGTTGTACCTATTGTACAACATATATGGAAGAAACGAATCAAAATTGTATCTTTGTGGAAAAAGGAGTTATGATACAAAGAATTCAAACATTATATCTGTTCATTGCATTTGTGCTGATGTTGCTGCTATTTTTCTTTCCTTTGGCTGAAATCCTTTCCAGGGAAGGACAATTATATGTTTTCAGGTTTGACGGACTTTATTACGCGGGTCATGAAGCTGTTTACATTCAAACGATACCCCCCATTATTCTTTTGGCGGTGATTGTAGTAATTACCTTTGTTTCTGTCTTTCTTTACAAGCGCCGTATTATTCAGATGCGGATCAACTTTTTCAATATAATCCTTATGCTGGGGTATGCCGGACTGGTATATTTTTATGTTCGTGAATTTTCCGAAACGCTCGACTCCGAATTTGTAACCTATAAATTGTTTGATGCTTTTCCTTTTGTGGCTGCAATTTTTACATACCTGGCTATACGGGCTATAGGCAAAGATGAAGCCCTGATCAGGTCAATTGATCGTATCAGGTAAGACCGGAAAGCTAAAATACTTCCATATCTTCCGGGTCGGTGATCTTTTCGCAATAGTGGCATTTTAAGGCCACTTTTTCTTTGTCCTTGGGCAACACATAAAAAACCGTATTGACATTGTCATTGTTTGTTATACAGTTTGGATTGCCGCATTTGGCAATGGCTTTAATCTGTTCCGGCACTTCCACCTGGCGCTTGGTAGTTACCTTAAAATCCTTGATGATGTTGAGTTTGGCATGAGGGGCAATGAGGGCGATCTTGTTGATGTCCTCATCCTTGAAATATACCTCCGACAGCTTGATGATGGCTTTATGGCCAAGTTTTTTACTCTCCAGGTTGGTTCCGAAAGTAATTTGTGTATTGATGTGATCCAGGTTTAAAATGGAAATGACCTTGAAGAGATGTCTGGCCGGAATGTGATCGATAACGGTTCCGTTTTTTATTGCACTTACCTGAAGTTTCGGTTTATTATCTGTCATGTTTATTGTTTTTTCGATTATTTCAAACCTAAAATTGAGCTTATAATGGCCATTCTTGTGAACACTCCGTTGAGCGCCTGTGTAAAGTAATAGGATTGTTTGCTTTCATCCACATCCTCATTTATTTCATTGATGCGTGGCAAAGGATGTAATACCTTAAGGTTATCTTTGGTCCCTTCCAGCATATCTTTTCTAAGCATATAGGAATTTTTGGTTTTTTCATATTCCATGAGATCTGAGAACCGTTCCCTTTGTATGCGGGTCATGTAGATGATGTCTGCCTCGGAAATGATACTGGAAAAGTCGACGTGTTCTTTGTATTTGAGTTTCTGCTCCTGTAGAAATATTTTGTATTCTTCCGGTATGCGAAGCTCTTCGGGAGAAACGAAGTTAAAGGTGGTATTAAAATGCGTCATGGCCATAAGCAGGGAATGAACGGTCCTGCCGTATTTGAGGTCTCCGACCAGAAAAAGGTTGAGATTTTCGAGGGTATTCTGGGTTTTCCTGATGGAATAAAGATCCAGCATGGTTTGTGTGGGATGCTGGTTGGCTCCGTCACCTGCATTGATTACCGGTACGGAGGCTACTTCGCTGGCGTAACGCGCACTTCCTTCCAGGGGGTGCCGCATAACGATCAGATCACAGTAGTTGCTTACCGTTTTGATGGTGTCTTTCAAAGACTCTCCCTTCTGGACACTGGAGCTGTCCTTGCTGGCAAAACCGATAACCTGGCCTCCAAGACGGCTGATGGCGCTTTCAAAGCTCAGTCTTGTCCTCGTGGAAGGCTCGAAAAACAATGTTGCGATTACCTTACCTTCCAGTAGTTTTTGGTTGGGATTTTCCTCAAAATCCTCAGCAAGGTCCAGGGTTCTGATAATTTGATCTTTGGAATAATCGTTAATGGATATCAGGCTTTTGTTCTTCATCAGCAATGTTTATTTTTCTTCAAAATTAATTTCTACAATTCAATAAATCGAATATTTGTCCATTATTTTAATAACAATTTATTAAAATAATCAGGGAGCTTCTATTTTACTGAAATGCAATCCGTTGATTTGGTTTAGTTGTTCCAGCAACTTTTGTTCCCTGCTTTTTCTTATGCCTATTTTATAGATGCATGCTGCTTCAAAGGTTTTATCCCATGGCCTTAGATTCATATCATGGAGTATTTTCTCAACACTGCTCATCAGCGAATAATCAAAACTGACCTGATAAAACGACCGGATTGTCTGTTTTATGATTTCAGCATTTTTAAGGGCGTCGTCTGCTGCCGATTTGTAAGCTCTAATAAGACCGCTGGTACCGAGAAGGGTACCACCGAAATATCGGGTTACCACAATCAATACATTGGTAAGGTTATGAGATCTGATCTGACCAAAGATGGGTTTTCCTGCTGTAGAAGAGGGCTCTCCGTCGTCGTTCATGCGATATGTATCCGCTTTCTGCCCCAGCAGGTAAGCATAGCAATGGTGCCGGGCATCATGGTATTTATTTCTTAGCTTCTTAATCCGGTCTTTTGCTTC comes from Bacteroidales bacterium and encodes:
- the folD gene encoding bifunctional methylenetetrahydrofolate dehydrogenase/methenyltetrahydrofolate cyclohydrolase FolD, whose amino-acid sequence is MELIDGKKLSATLKEEIAREVEEIKQGGGKTPHLVAVLVGNDPASETYVNNKEKACNKVGIESEVIRLEESISQEELLKKVDELNNDPEVDGFIVQLPLPEHIDDQKVIEAVDPKKDVDGFHPVNMGRMVLGLPSYLPATPAGILEMLKRYDIETEGKDCVVLGRSNIVGKPVANLMLQKATPGNCTVTICHSRTKNLNQVLAKADILIVAMGKMEFVTADMVKEGAVVIDVGIHRIKSDKTKSGWKLKGDVKFEEVKEKASYITPVPGGVGPMTIVSLLRNTIAASQGRIYG
- a CDS encoding RidA family protein; amino-acid sequence: MKKIIDTDKAPAAIGPYSQAVEIHDTLYISGQLPLQPHNMEMPETIEEQTEQVMKNIGAILSDSGYDYSNVVKSTIYLDDINNFQTVNEIYGSYYPHDPPARSAFQVANLPKGAKVEIETIAAK
- a CDS encoding M13 family metallopeptidase; this encodes MSISLFLGSCQGPGAQEEKNLKVEYINDSIDPGDNFYRFANDGWMEEHPLPEDESRFGSFDLLRKNTKQKVKNILEECAEGDYQSGSIEQKIGDLYSLGMDTNTIDRQGLQPIEEDLKSIEAIQSKEELINQITYFHKYGIGSLFSLSSGADARNSKMNIAQLSQGGLGMSDRDYYLKEDERTRDIRKAYRNFIPKIFKLAGASGDEAGAGTETVMEIETQLARASMSRLKRRDPHKTYNKMKLEELKKLCPNFNWENYFKGLEIEVPDSMNVRQPEFFKEMNTMLGNVSLDKWKTYLRWNLLNSTAAYLTPEFVNANFEFYGKTMQGQEEMKPRWRRVLDVTNNTLSHPIGKKFVEEHFPPQAKDRMLTLVNNLQETFAQRIKGLEWMSEETKDKALEKLSVMNIKIGYPDEWRDFSDLTIDAPSYVENVLAGRRFNKQYQLNKIGEPVDENKWFMPPQTVNAYYSPSMNEICFPAGILQPPFFYLEGDAAVNYGAIGGVIGHEMTHGFDDQGKKYDKEGNLNNWWSQEDEERFEERSQILVRQYDQKTVLDTVHADGELTLGENIADLGGVSISYAALKNATEDKELPERIDGYTPNQRFFLAWARVWAQNIRDEEILRRTQEDVHSLGIHRVNGPLPNVDAFYEAFDISQDDKLYIPEDKRARIW
- the rocD gene encoding ornithine--oxo-acid transaminase translates to MTTQDYMKREEQYGAHNYHPLPVVLDKGKGVHVWDTEGNKYYDFLSSYSAINQGHCHPEIVKAMNNQAKKLALTSRAFYNSVLGEYEEYITSYFGYDKVLPMNTGVEADETAVKLCRKWAYKQKGITEDQAKIIVCENNFHGRTITIVSMSSDPDARRDYGPYTPGFITIPYNDTDALENELKDPNVAGFMLEPIQGEAGVIAPDDGYLKKAYDLCKKHNVLFIADEVQTGIGRAGKLLACDHEDVKPDILILGKAISGGMYPVSAVLADNPVMLTIQPGEHGSTFGGNPVAAKVAMAALEVVKNEKLAENAEKLGKIFRKAFKNIQSNMITEIRGKGLLNAVVIKPKNGKTAWDICVAMKDHGVLAKPTHGDIIRFAPPLVITEKQLNDAMKRIRETFSEFE
- a CDS encoding DUF4293 domain-containing protein codes for the protein MIQRIQTLYLFIAFVLMLLLFFFPLAEILSREGQLYVFRFDGLYYAGHEAVYIQTIPPIILLAVIVVITFVSVFLYKRRIIQMRINFFNIILMLGYAGLVYFYVREFSETLDSEFVTYKLFDAFPFVAAIFTYLAIRAIGKDEALIRSIDRIR
- a CDS encoding aspartate carbamoyltransferase regulatory subunit, whose translation is MTDNKPKLQVSAIKNGTVIDHIPARHLFKVISILNLDHINTQITFGTNLESKKLGHKAIIKLSEVYFKDEDINKIALIAPHAKLNIIKDFKVTTKRQVEVPEQIKAIAKCGNPNCITNNDNVNTVFYVLPKDKEKVALKCHYCEKITDPEDMEVF
- the pyrB gene encoding aspartate carbamoyltransferase, with the translated sequence MKNKSLISINDYSKDQIIRTLDLAEDFEENPNQKLLEGKVIATLFFEPSTRTRLSFESAISRLGGQVIGFASKDSSSVQKGESLKDTIKTVSNYCDLIVMRHPLEGSARYASEVASVPVINAGDGANQHPTQTMLDLYSIRKTQNTLENLNLFLVGDLKYGRTVHSLLMAMTHFNTTFNFVSPEELRIPEEYKIFLQEQKLKYKEHVDFSSIISEADIIYMTRIQRERFSDLMEYEKTKNSYMLRKDMLEGTKDNLKVLHPLPRINEINEDVDESKQSYYFTQALNGVFTRMAIISSILGLK
- a CDS encoding YigZ family protein, which encodes MKTDEFFTIAQPSEGSYKEKGSKFLSFAFPVESEQEAKDRIKKLRNKYHDARHHCYAYLLGQKADTYRMNDDGEPSSTAGKPIFGQIRSHNLTNVLIVVTRYFGGTLLGTSGLIRAYKSAADDALKNAEIIKQTIRSFYQVSFDYSLMSSVEKILHDMNLRPWDKTFEAACIYKIGIRKSREQKLLEQLNQINGLHFSKIEAP